GCAGCAGTGACGGGCGCGCGTTCACGAAGCATCGCCATGTACAAGGTCCATACCTCGGTGAGGGTCACGGTCCTAACCTAGACGAGCGTCACTGCACCGGAACGAGAATGCGCCACGCCCCCAACGCCAATGAGCCGACGGTGACGAGCAGGAACAATCCGACCCAGACGATGCCGGGCAGGAAGGTCAGTCGGGCGAGTTGATCGGCGTCGGAGTCCCGTGCCCGTCCGGCGCTGCGCGATTTCTGCAGTTCGAGAACGGGCCGCGGGCCGGCGATCAACAGGAAGAACGTGATGAAATACGCCGCCGCGACCTGCTGTTCGCCGGTGCCCCACCAGGAGACGACGAACAGGGCAGCGCCCACAACGACGAGCGACAGCAAGCCGTAGATGTTGCGAATCATCAACAGCATCAATGCAATCGAGATGACGCCGATCCACAGCACCGCCACCGCATGCTGGGTGCCGAGCACGAACGCGGCACCGAGCCCGAGCAGCGACGGCCCCACATAACCTGCGAAGGTCATCGCGATGACGCCGAGGCCGGTGGGCTTACCCTTCGAAATCGCGACGCCCGAGGTATCGGAATGCAGTCGCAGCCCCATCAGCTGTCGGCCGGTGATCAGCGCGACGAACAAGTGCGCGCCCTCGTGCGCAATGGTGACCACGTTGCGTGCGATCCGCCACGTCTGCGGCAACACGACGATGACGAGTGCAACCAGAGCAGCAACTTGGACGATCCACACCGGTGGATCAGGACTCACCGCGGAGATGCGGTCCCAGAATTCGTTCACACCCAAGTATGCGGCTTCGCCGCAGTGGCATGGTTAAGTGCCGCTGAGGGGACTCAACCACGGCACTGCCGCAGGCACTACGACGCGCGTGCTTCGGCTTTGGCGCGTTCGCGGGCGAGGGAGCGGTCTCGCATTTCCTCGAACTTGGTGGCTTGGCGTTCGAGGTCTTCGAGGAACGCGGCGAGTTCTTCGCGCTTGTTCTCTCCGCGTGCGGTGAAGTCGTTGCGCTCGAAGACGTTCCACTTGCGCAGTACCGGCCAGACGACGTCTTCGAGGTGCTGACGCAGGTCGTAGATGCCGTGCTTGGCCATGAGCACACCGTTGCGGCGGAAGTTCGGCATCCCGGCACCGGGCATGACGAAGTTGGTCACGATGTCCGAGACGGCCTGCAGCGTCTGATCGGGGGAGATGTCCATCGCCGCGCCGGTGATGTTGCGGTAGAAGATCATGTGCAGGTTCTCGTCGGCGGCGATGCGCTGGAGCATCCGGTCGGCGATCGGGTCGTCGCAGACCTTGCCGGTGTTGCGGTGCGAGACGCGGGTGGCGAGTTCTTGGAAGGTGACGTACGCGACCGAGTGCAGCAGGCCGACCTGTGATCCGGCGGGGGAGGCGTAGCCGTTGGTCATGTGGATCATGCGGGCTTCTTCGAGGGCGACGGGGTCGACGCCGCGGGTGACGACGAGGTAGTCGCGCATGACGATGCCGTGGCGGTTCTCTTCGGCGGTCCAGCGGCCGACCCAGGTGCCCCAGGCTCCGTCGCGGGAGAAGTTCTCGGCGATCTCACGGTGGTAGGAGGGCAGGTTGTCCTCGGTGAGCAGGTTGGTGATCATCGCGGCTTGGGCGACGTCGGAGAGCTTGGACTGTTCGGGGTCGTAGTCCTGGCCGCCGAGGGCGGCGAAGTTGCGGCCTTCGTCCCACGGCACGTAGTCGTGGGGATGCCATTCGCGCGCCATCGTGATGTGACGGTTCACGTTGTCTTCGGCAGTGGGTACCAGCTCCTGCAGAAGCTCGAGCTGTGTCAGATCCCTCGCCATTGGCATGTCTCCTCGCATCGACGTCAGCTCACGAGCCTAGAGCCAAGAGTGCGACGGGTGTGGAGCCTCGCCGAGATTCTGTTAGAGGTAGCAACCGACGCCGACACCGAGTGGTGCGACCTCACAGGTCATTGCTGGACAGGTTCGAGGCCGGAGAAGTTCGGTGCGCGGAAGACCCACCCGCGAAGGGCGAGGAAACGGGCGGCCCCGAAGAGACCGCTGACAGCGATCACCACCACAACCTGCGTGTAGGCCGCTGCACCAGGAAAGAGGACGTGCATCGCGGCCAGTGAGGCGGTACTCAGACCGAGACCGATCAGGGCGAGCCCGCCGGCTTCCCACTGCGTCTGGAACCAGCCGACCCGGCCGGCCGCGTGGAAGGTGTGACGGCGGTGCAACTCGTTGGCCAGGACAG
The nucleotide sequence above comes from Rhodococcoides fascians A25f. Encoded proteins:
- a CDS encoding M50 family metallopeptidase produces the protein MNEFWDRISAVSPDPPVWIVQVAALVALVIVVLPQTWRIARNVVTIAHEGAHLFVALITGRQLMGLRLHSDTSGVAISKGKPTGLGVIAMTFAGYVGPSLLGLGAAFVLGTQHAVAVLWIGVISIALMLLMIRNIYGLLSLVVVGAALFVVSWWGTGEQQVAAAYFITFFLLIAGPRPVLELQKSRSAGRARDSDADQLARLTFLPGIVWVGLFLLVTVGSLALGAWRILVPVQ
- a CDS encoding acyl-ACP desaturase, producing the protein MARDLTQLELLQELVPTAEDNVNRHITMAREWHPHDYVPWDEGRNFAALGGQDYDPEQSKLSDVAQAAMITNLLTEDNLPSYHREIAENFSRDGAWGTWVGRWTAEENRHGIVMRDYLVVTRGVDPVALEEARMIHMTNGYASPAGSQVGLLHSVAYVTFQELATRVSHRNTGKVCDDPIADRMLQRIAADENLHMIFYRNITGAAMDISPDQTLQAVSDIVTNFVMPGAGMPNFRRNGVLMAKHGIYDLRQHLEDVVWPVLRKWNVFERNDFTARGENKREELAAFLEDLERQATKFEEMRDRSLARERAKAEARAS
- a CDS encoding glycosyl transferase; this encodes MKSRMLGESVLAQFTRFVIVGVSSNGVYALLFVALASLGSFTANLAGVAASTVLANELHRRHTFHAAGRVGWFQTQWEAGGLALIGLGLSTASLAAMHVLFPGAAAYTQVVVVIAVSGLFGAARFLALRGWVFRAPNFSGLEPVQQ